A single window of Ignavibacteriales bacterium DNA harbors:
- the rbsC gene encoding ribose ABC transporter permease (functions to transport ribose at high affinity; forms a complex with RbsA2C2B), whose amino-acid sequence MIAKNLLLNNGRQFGTLIGLVFVSAIFCILSPYFFTVSNILNIAQQTSINGIIAVGMTFVIISAGIDLSVGSIVAFSGVVLAGLLQAGVSEPFAILLGLMVGLICGLSNGLLISYGRLPPFIATLGMMSVARGAALLYTEGRPISGFSNGFRFLATGEIFKIPITVLIMISIYLIAHFVLTRTKLGRYTYAIGGNEEAAHLSGINTKFIKTIIYGISGLLSGFAALILTARLNSAQPIAGIMYELDAIAAVVIGGTSLLGGEGKLSGTLIGALIMGILRNGLNLLGVSSFIQQIVIGLVIICAVLIDMTLKKKRM is encoded by the coding sequence ATGATTGCTAAAAATTTATTATTAAATAACGGCAGACAATTTGGAACACTGATAGGATTAGTTTTTGTCTCGGCTATTTTCTGCATTTTGAGCCCTTATTTTTTTACTGTATCTAATATTCTAAATATTGCTCAGCAAACTTCCATCAACGGAATAATTGCAGTAGGGATGACATTTGTAATTATCTCTGCAGGAATTGATTTGTCTGTTGGCTCCATCGTTGCTTTTTCCGGAGTTGTACTAGCAGGTCTTTTGCAAGCGGGAGTATCAGAACCATTTGCAATTTTACTGGGATTAATGGTTGGGTTAATCTGCGGATTGTCCAATGGACTGTTAATAAGTTATGGTCGGCTTCCTCCTTTTATTGCCACATTAGGAATGATGAGCGTTGCAAGGGGAGCCGCACTTCTTTATACGGAAGGAAGACCAATATCAGGCTTTTCAAACGGATTCAGATTTTTAGCTACCGGTGAAATATTTAAGATTCCAATCACTGTACTTATTATGATTTCTATTTATCTGATTGCTCATTTTGTTCTGACCAGGACAAAATTAGGGCGATACACATACGCTATAGGCGGAAACGAAGAAGCCGCACATTTATCCGGTATAAATACAAAATTTATTAAAACAATTATTTATGGGATCAGCGGGTTATTAAGCGGATTTGCCGCATTGATTTTAACAGCACGTTTAAATTCTGCACAACCGATTGCCGGTATTATGTATGAGCTTGATGCTATAGCCGCAGTTGTAATCGGCGGAACAAGCTTGTTAGGTGGGGAAGGAAAATTATCCGGAACTCTGATTGGTGCTTTAATCATGGGCATTTTGAGAAACGGATTAAATTTGCTGGGGGTTTCATCTTTTATTCAGCAGATTGTAATAGGACTAGTAATTATCTGTGCAGTATTAATCGATATGACTTTGAAAAAGAAAAGAATGTAA
- a CDS encoding metallophosphoesterase encodes MSKREFAMNSYKNKKTFVSFIQKNPLSFLIIFTFLLVNYNTVSSQNSKSNSSRFLVVSDWGGSASNDQKAVAKAMAHEADKIGAQFVVTVGDNYHVDGISSATDSRWKTEFEDVYDFSSLQIPWYPSLGNHDYRGNVGGEIEYSKLSTRWKLPARYYAQTEKIDDSSSVLIVHLDTSPFIEAYREGPIQYHLDGQNTKKQIFWLDSVLTATTARWTIVVGHHSVYAAASNKGNTEELINDVLPILTKHRVPLYICGHYHVLQHLKNGKTDFVVCGGGAKFGTVDPREDVVFGSGSLGFLSITVTVNDLQVKIINDKNVTLHSFQIPDETTR; translated from the coding sequence ATGTCAAAAAGAGAATTTGCGATGAATTCATATAAGAATAAAAAAACATTCGTTTCATTTATTCAAAAAAACCCCTTATCATTTCTAATTATTTTCACTTTTCTCCTTGTTAACTATAATACAGTATCTTCACAAAACAGCAAAAGTAATTCATCTAGATTTCTTGTAGTTAGCGATTGGGGAGGATCTGCATCGAACGATCAAAAAGCTGTTGCAAAAGCCATGGCACATGAGGCGGATAAGATTGGGGCTCAATTTGTTGTCACTGTCGGGGACAACTATCATGTTGATGGTATCTCAAGCGCAACAGATTCGAGATGGAAAACTGAATTTGAAGATGTATATGATTTTTCATCTCTACAGATTCCATGGTATCCATCGTTAGGTAATCATGATTATCGAGGAAACGTTGGGGGTGAAATTGAATACTCCAAATTAAGTACCCGTTGGAAACTTCCTGCGCGCTATTATGCACAGACAGAAAAGATCGACGATTCAAGTTCTGTACTTATTGTTCACCTCGATACATCTCCGTTTATTGAAGCGTACCGCGAAGGACCTATTCAATATCATTTGGATGGACAGAATACTAAAAAACAAATTTTTTGGTTGGATTCAGTACTTACTGCAACAACTGCACGATGGACAATTGTAGTAGGTCATCATTCTGTTTACGCGGCTGCTTCTAATAAAGGAAACACAGAAGAATTGATTAATGATGTACTTCCAATACTAACAAAGCACAGAGTGCCATTATATATCTGCGGACATTATCATGTGTTACAGCATCTTAAAAACGGCAAAACCGATTTCGTCGTCTGTGGAGGCGGCGCTAAGTTCGGTACTGTCGATCCGCGCGAAGATGTTGTGTTCGGTTCTGGTTCTTTAGGTTTTCTTTCTATTACGGTTACGGTGAATGATTTGCAGGTTAAGATCATTAACGATAAAAATGTAACTCTGCATAGTTTTCAGATACCGGATGAAACGACTCGATGA
- the iolO gene encoding 5-keto-L-gluconate epimerase produces MKFSIVLSTQPTAFSALAYKGKLSENISKIKMYGYDGVELAVRDPKLLDLVELNSILRENHLPVPAIGTGQAYGEEGLSFTHPDKEIRKKAVERIKSQLKFAEQFNAIVIIGLVRGKKEAELNYEQVEDWLIEALDECASSNEKIKLAIEPIHRYETNIINTVNSGMLFLEKLNKKNVGLLLDSFHMNIEEPLIIESIKNAREKLFHFHVADSNRWYPGAGHIDFKSILETLEKIKYTGFVSAEIMPLPDSDTAAKRTINFLQELSMNR; encoded by the coding sequence ATGAAGTTCAGCATAGTTCTATCAACACAACCAACAGCATTTTCGGCTCTTGCATACAAAGGAAAATTATCCGAAAATATTTCTAAAATAAAAATGTATGGCTACGATGGAGTAGAACTAGCTGTGAGAGATCCAAAGCTTTTGGATCTTGTTGAACTCAATTCGATCTTAAGAGAAAATCACTTGCCCGTTCCTGCTATAGGAACGGGTCAAGCTTATGGTGAAGAAGGATTATCATTTACTCATCCTGATAAAGAAATAAGAAAAAAAGCAGTTGAAAGAATAAAATCCCAGCTAAAGTTTGCCGAACAGTTTAATGCAATAGTAATAATTGGTTTAGTACGAGGTAAAAAAGAAGCGGAACTAAATTATGAGCAAGTTGAAGATTGGTTGATTGAAGCGCTTGATGAATGTGCTTCATCGAATGAAAAAATAAAATTAGCAATTGAACCAATTCATAGATATGAAACTAATATAATCAATACCGTTAATTCAGGAATGCTATTCCTCGAAAAATTGAATAAAAAAAATGTGGGATTATTACTTGATTCTTTTCATATGAATATTGAAGAGCCATTAATTATTGAAAGCATTAAAAATGCGAGAGAAAAATTATTTCATTTTCATGTTGCAGACTCAAACAGATGGTATCCGGGTGCGGGTCATATTGATTTTAAATCAATTCTAGAAACGCTCGAAAAAATAAAATATACCGGATTTGTCTCCGCCGAAATTATGCCTCTGCCGGATTCCGATACGGCGGCTAAAAGGACTATTAATTTTCTGCAAGAGTTATCGATGAACAGGTAA
- a CDS encoding sugar ABC transporter ATP-binding protein has protein sequence MQESPILELCNIRKSFPGVVALDNVDFKLHEGEVHVLLGENGAGKSTLVKIISGASQKESGEIFLYGSKIDIKSPKHARELGIGIIYQELNLIPSLTAAENIFLGRESTDMIGVIDQKSHISSSQKILNELGIDLDCNIPIKNFGIAQKQMIEVAKALSLKTKILIMDEPTSALSKTEIKQLFDAIRKLKEKGVSIIYISHRLEELFEIGDWITVLRDGKWIDTKRIDETSNAELISLMVNRELKELFPKHNSKIGNEILRVENLSIKGSLKKINFSLHCGEILGISGLVGSGRTELARALFGVDKIDSGEIYIKGKLVNIKSPSDAIDNGIGFLTEDRKSQGLVLILTVKENISLANLDSFSKLGVINFKKEKEEAEQYQKSLRIKTPGLNQKAINLSGGNQQKVILAKWLSSKSDILIFDEPTRGIDVGSKVDIYHLMNRLAEQGVAIIMISSELPEILGMSDRILVMHQNEIAGEILENATQEKIMQYAVGT, from the coding sequence ATGCAAGAAAGCCCAATTTTAGAATTATGCAATATCCGAAAATCGTTTCCGGGCGTTGTTGCTTTGGACAATGTTGATTTTAAACTTCACGAGGGTGAAGTTCATGTATTACTCGGCGAAAACGGTGCAGGCAAGTCAACACTTGTTAAAATTATAAGCGGAGCTTCACAAAAGGAGAGCGGCGAAATATTCTTGTATGGCAGCAAGATTGATATCAAATCTCCGAAACACGCCAGAGAACTTGGCATTGGAATTATTTACCAGGAATTAAATCTCATCCCATCTCTTACGGCAGCAGAAAATATTTTTCTTGGTCGCGAAAGTACAGATATGATTGGGGTTATTGATCAAAAATCACACATCTCCTCTTCACAAAAAATATTAAATGAACTTGGGATTGATCTCGACTGCAATATTCCTATAAAAAATTTTGGAATTGCTCAGAAACAAATGATCGAAGTAGCAAAAGCTTTATCCCTCAAAACAAAAATTCTGATAATGGATGAACCAACATCAGCATTGTCTAAGACGGAAATAAAACAACTTTTTGATGCTATCCGAAAATTGAAAGAGAAAGGCGTTTCAATTATTTATATCTCCCACAGATTAGAAGAGCTATTTGAAATAGGTGATTGGATTACGGTACTAAGAGACGGTAAATGGATTGATACAAAAAGAATTGATGAAACATCCAATGCAGAGTTAATAAGTTTGATGGTGAACCGAGAATTAAAAGAACTCTTCCCTAAACATAATTCGAAGATTGGAAATGAAATTTTAAGAGTTGAAAATCTTTCTATAAAAGGATCGCTTAAGAAAATAAATTTTTCTTTGCATTGCGGAGAAATTCTTGGAATCTCAGGTTTAGTCGGATCGGGAAGAACTGAACTTGCACGGGCATTATTCGGAGTTGATAAAATTGATTCCGGAGAGATATATATAAAAGGAAAACTTGTAAATATTAAATCACCAAGTGATGCGATTGATAACGGTATAGGATTCTTAACCGAAGACCGCAAGTCTCAAGGTTTGGTTCTAATCTTGACGGTGAAAGAAAATATAAGTTTGGCGAATCTTGACTCTTTTTCTAAGCTCGGTGTAATCAATTTTAAAAAAGAAAAAGAAGAGGCAGAACAATATCAAAAAAGTTTGCGTATTAAAACACCGGGGTTGAATCAAAAAGCAATAAATCTTAGCGGCGGTAATCAGCAAAAAGTGATTCTAGCTAAATGGCTCAGTAGTAAATCCGATATTCTCATTTTTGATGAACCGACAAGAGGGATTGATGTTGGAAGCAAAGTGGATATTTATCATTTAATGAATCGGCTTGCGGAACAAGGTGTCGCAATTATTATGATCTCATCTGAATTACCAGAAATCCTTGGAATGAGTGATAGAATATTAGTTATGCATCAAAATGAAATTGCAGGCGAAATATTAGAAAATGCAACACAAGAAAAAATAATGCAATATGCTGTAGGGACATAA
- a CDS encoding OmpA family protein, producing TQEYNQKLSEERAQTVKNYLVSKGIAENRLTTIGFGKSNPIADNKTEEGRAMNRRIVFRIIK from the coding sequence TACACAAGAATACAATCAAAAGCTTTCAGAAGAGAGAGCTCAAACAGTTAAAAATTACCTCGTTTCAAAAGGTATCGCTGAAAACAGACTTACAACAATCGGTTTTGGAAAAAGCAATCCGATTGCTGACAACAAGACAGAAGAAGGTAGGGCGATGAACAGAAGAATTGTGTTTAGAATTATTAAATAA
- the iolM gene encoding scyllo-inosose 3-dehydrogenase, with protein sequence MRTVSLFANWEPKPDFVLGKKDIDGKLTYLGSKVWRNPSIKIVDKEVREPGPTEVLIEVKACGICGSDVHMYQTDKDGYIFYPGLTAFPSTLGHEFSGVVVKAGEKAINKRTNKKYDIGEGVCSEEMLWCSYCRPCADGYPNHCENLHEIGFSCDGAYAKYIVVDARYLWSIESFKELYGEEKMWLLGSLVEPTSVAYHAVITRGGGILPGENVVILGAGPVGAAACAILRRAGANCVILSEPSAARRKMALALGATHVIDPNSQNVADEVLRITNGHGAKLILEATGLPGVVWKDVERIIWEGRAVNATVVVVARADAKIPLTGEVLQVRRANVVGAQGHSGHGVFPNVISCISSGMDVSPMITKKIKLDEVEANLKMLQTDRDEVKITLTNFE encoded by the coding sequence ATGAGAACGGTATCATTATTTGCAAATTGGGAACCAAAGCCGGACTTCGTTCTCGGCAAAAAAGATATTGATGGAAAGTTGACATACCTGGGAAGTAAAGTATGGCGCAATCCTTCAATTAAAATTGTCGATAAAGAAGTTCGCGAACCGGGCCCAACAGAAGTTTTGATCGAAGTTAAAGCATGCGGCATTTGCGGCAGCGACGTTCATATGTACCAAACCGACAAAGACGGTTACATCTTTTATCCTGGCTTAACTGCTTTTCCATCAACTCTAGGTCATGAGTTCAGCGGTGTTGTTGTAAAAGCTGGTGAGAAGGCAATTAATAAAAGAACAAATAAAAAATATGATATTGGTGAAGGAGTTTGTTCTGAAGAAATGTTGTGGTGCAGTTACTGCCGCCCATGCGCGGACGGATATCCAAACCATTGCGAAAACCTTCATGAAATCGGTTTCTCTTGCGACGGTGCTTATGCAAAATACATTGTTGTTGATGCTAGATATTTATGGAGTATAGAAAGTTTCAAGGAATTATATGGTGAAGAAAAAATGTGGCTGCTTGGAAGTCTGGTTGAACCTACATCGGTTGCATACCATGCTGTAATTACAAGAGGCGGTGGAATTCTTCCAGGAGAAAATGTTGTAATACTCGGTGCCGGTCCGGTTGGTGCGGCTGCTTGTGCAATCTTAAGAAGAGCAGGTGCAAATTGTGTAATACTTTCGGAACCTTCGGCAGCAAGAAGAAAAATGGCACTAGCACTTGGCGCAACACATGTAATCGATCCTAATTCTCAAAATGTTGCAGATGAGGTATTGAGAATTACAAATGGTCATGGTGCGAAATTAATTCTAGAAGCTACGGGATTACCAGGCGTAGTTTGGAAAGATGTAGAAAGAATTATTTGGGAAGGAAGAGCAGTAAATGCAACTGTTGTGGTTGTTGCCCGCGCTGATGCTAAAATTCCTTTAACAGGAGAAGTCTTACAAGTAAGACGCGCGAATGTTGTCGGTGCTCAAGGTCACTCTGGTCACGGTGTTTTTCCAAATGTTATTAGCTGTATCTCATCCGGAATGGATGTTTCTCCAATGATTACAAAAAAAATAAAGTTGGATGAAGTAGAAGCAAATTTAAAAATGCTTCAGACCGATAGAGATGAAGTAAAAATAACTTTAACAAATTTTGAGTGA
- a CDS encoding Gfo/Idh/MocA family oxidoreductase, producing the protein MRKKINVGLIGAGRLGTMYAEFLTTRVAGAYLVAVADIIPERATKCAERFGIPKKYFSHQEINDDKELDAVIVTATTMNHKEIVIDAAGKRKPVFCEKPMTLTLKDAREMKAAIEKSGVFYQQGYMRRFDTGFAAMKRKIDEGVIGRPVVFRGSSRDPYLPTLEYLYPHNSGGQILDMAIHDIDIARWCMGEISTVYSIGGVLAFPEVEPTGDTDNVIMSFKYESGCLGEIDISRNGVYGYDIRAEILGTKGTIKAGYLRETPILVLTKEGVTHDVVPYFPERFCDAYVTQLNDFLNNLTNNLTPMITIEDGIAGLQVAVAANASLQQNKIVNVKDF; encoded by the coding sequence GTGAGAAAAAAAATCAACGTTGGATTAATCGGTGCAGGCAGACTAGGCACTATGTACGCTGAATTCTTGACTACTAGAGTAGCTGGGGCATACCTTGTTGCGGTAGCGGACATTATTCCGGAAAGAGCTACTAAATGTGCTGAACGATTTGGTATTCCCAAAAAATACTTTAGCCATCAGGAAATAAATGATGATAAAGAATTGGATGCTGTAATTGTAACTGCAACAACAATGAATCATAAAGAAATTGTTATTGATGCGGCAGGCAAAAGGAAACCGGTCTTTTGTGAAAAACCAATGACTCTAACATTGAAAGATGCCCGAGAGATGAAAGCCGCAATAGAAAAATCCGGCGTTTTTTATCAACAGGGATATATGAGAAGATTCGATACCGGATTTGCAGCGATGAAAAGAAAAATTGATGAAGGTGTAATTGGAAGACCGGTTGTTTTTAGAGGTTCATCAAGAGATCCTTATTTACCAACACTTGAATATTTATATCCGCATAATAGTGGTGGACAAATATTAGATATGGCAATTCATGATATTGATATTGCGCGCTGGTGCATGGGAGAAATATCAACTGTTTATTCTATCGGAGGTGTTTTAGCATTTCCTGAAGTAGAGCCAACCGGCGATACAGATAATGTAATCATGTCATTTAAATATGAAAGCGGTTGTTTGGGAGAAATTGATATAAGCAGAAACGGTGTTTATGGTTATGATATTAGAGCAGAAATTCTTGGCACGAAAGGAACTATTAAAGCAGGTTACTTGAGGGAAACGCCAATTCTTGTTTTGACAAAAGAAGGAGTCACTCACGATGTTGTTCCTTACTTCCCTGAAAGATTCTGCGATGCTTATGTAACTCAGCTAAATGATTTCTTGAACAACTTAACTAATAACCTGACACCAATGATAACCATCGAAGACGGAATTGCCGGATTGCAAGTTGCAGTTGCTGCAAACGCTTCATTGCAACAAAATAAAATTGTCAACGTGAAAGATTTTTAA
- a CDS encoding glycosyltransferase family 39 protein: MEIKLIHKITLAAIGFIGTCAVILLTSNFGAGVSPDSVAYISAARNLAEGHGFLTYNGLYLVVQPPLYPILLAVIKKITLLDPLISAGYVNAVLFGLIIYLSGLLLVRYLKSFTLIILGTVSVLISFALVQSSLMALSELLFIFLVLLFLYSFGTYQKKGNSFSFFLFSVSVALSCLTRYTGVVLILTGLICILLLNKNNVIEKFWNSLIFLIITVAPISIWIIRNILISGTLVGQRAESSYTLFDNIKFFYSTVLHWYLPLNSTNIYLTFIILITAVWFFFGLDRSRSSFAELFNQIGPILLFVSLYVGVIVISSTTTAYDRISDRLLSPIFIPIILISFFVFDRIRIWLITFFSSKLITVLFVIGIVWLIKSPAENTLHIIDEYITFSGWGYNCESWKKSETVEFLNQHKSLWKNFAFYSNEPEAVYILTNLNTERSPAKTFYNSPQLFNVSADQNEIWKNEKNACLIWFNKTNRSFLFTIDELQKKINMKEVAQLKDGEIYTILGK, encoded by the coding sequence TTGGAAATAAAACTTATACATAAAATAACTCTTGCCGCAATTGGATTTATTGGAACATGTGCGGTCATTCTGCTTACAAGCAACTTCGGTGCGGGAGTATCACCGGACTCGGTTGCATACATATCTGCCGCAAGAAATTTAGCCGAGGGACATGGATTTCTAACTTATAATGGACTCTACCTGGTCGTTCAACCTCCGCTATATCCTATACTGCTGGCTGTAATAAAAAAAATAACATTATTAGATCCTCTTATATCAGCTGGTTACGTTAATGCGGTTCTTTTCGGGCTGATAATATATTTATCCGGATTATTATTGGTAAGATATCTGAAATCATTCACTTTAATCATATTAGGAACCGTATCTGTACTAATTTCCTTTGCACTCGTTCAATCATCTTTGATGGCATTGTCTGAACTTCTTTTTATTTTTCTTGTACTTCTATTTCTTTATTCTTTTGGGACTTATCAAAAAAAAGGGAATTCGTTTTCCTTTTTTCTTTTCTCGGTTTCTGTGGCATTATCATGTCTTACCCGTTACACTGGTGTTGTTCTTATTTTAACTGGTCTGATTTGTATCCTTCTCTTGAATAAAAATAATGTTATAGAAAAATTTTGGAATTCTCTAATTTTTCTAATTATTACTGTTGCACCAATCTCTATTTGGATTATCAGAAATATTTTAATTTCAGGTACTCTCGTTGGGCAAAGAGCGGAATCTTCATATACTCTTTTCGATAATATCAAATTTTTCTACAGCACCGTTTTGCATTGGTATTTACCGTTGAATTCAACGAATATCTACTTAACGTTTATAATATTGATTACAGCAGTTTGGTTTTTCTTTGGATTAGATAGATCAAGATCATCTTTTGCGGAATTATTTAATCAGATTGGACCAATTCTTCTTTTCGTGTCACTTTATGTGGGTGTTATTGTCATTTCTTCAACAACTACTGCTTACGACCGGATCTCCGATCGCTTGCTCTCTCCAATTTTCATCCCAATAATTTTAATTTCATTTTTTGTCTTTGATAGAATTCGTATTTGGTTAATAACATTTTTTTCTTCAAAATTAATTACTGTTTTATTTGTCATAGGAATAGTATGGTTGATAAAATCTCCTGCTGAAAATACGCTTCACATAATTGATGAGTATATAACTTTTTCCGGATGGGGATATAACTGTGAGTCATGGAAGAAAAGTGAAACCGTTGAATTTCTTAACCAACACAAATCGTTATGGAAAAATTTTGCTTTTTATAGTAATGAACCTGAAGCTGTTTATATCCTAACAAATTTAAATACTGAGCGTAGTCCGGCCAAGACATTTTACAATTCTCCTCAACTTTTTAACGTTAGTGCAGATCAAAATGAGATTTGGAAAAATGAAAAAAATGCATGTCTAATATGGTTCAATAAAACTAATCGAAGTTTTCTTTTTACAATTGATGAACTGCAAAAAAAAATAAATATGAAGGAAGTTGCACAACTAAAGGATGGGGAAATATACACCATTTTGGGAAAGTGA
- a CDS encoding GntR family transcriptional regulator, which translates to MIVDKSSPIPSYFQLQTWLKEQIQQGIFKLNDKIPTEEELVQLTGLARATVRQAIQNLSNMGYLVRKKGLGTFVTIPQINPEKQIIIGIIVPDIRSGYAPELARGAEDEAAKNKHSLILCSSDDLYVKAEFHANRLIENNVSGVIFVPTSSSDNKNKLLIQRFREKNIHVVLADRTIANIESDFVTTDNFEGAYKLTNHLISKGHKKIAFVYSNIFSTERLRFDGYKKALEENGIQYDQNIVISHSGPFNEEQFSKYASSILKQRKKITAIFAGHDRIALTFYLVARDMGLSFPEDLSIVGYDDLNLEMISLTTMHQPIYEMGVESMKLINARIGGKSENQKSVILNSFLVERESVLLNKL; encoded by the coding sequence ATGATTGTTGATAAAAGTAGCCCAATTCCTTCATATTTCCAATTGCAGACTTGGCTCAAAGAACAGATTCAACAAGGCATTTTTAAACTTAATGATAAAATACCGACTGAAGAAGAATTAGTACAGCTAACTGGATTGGCTAGAGCTACTGTTCGACAGGCAATTCAAAACCTATCCAACATGGGTTATCTTGTACGCAAAAAAGGTCTGGGGACATTTGTTACTATTCCTCAAATTAATCCAGAGAAGCAAATTATTATTGGAATTATTGTTCCCGATATCCGAAGCGGTTATGCACCGGAATTGGCGCGAGGGGCAGAAGATGAGGCAGCTAAAAATAAGCACAGTTTAATTCTTTGCAGCTCCGATGATTTATATGTCAAAGCTGAGTTTCATGCAAATAGATTGATCGAAAATAATGTCAGTGGCGTAATCTTCGTACCAACCTCATCTTCAGATAATAAGAATAAACTTTTGATTCAAAGGTTTAGGGAAAAAAATATTCATGTAGTTCTTGCGGATCGCACCATAGCCAATATAGAGTCGGATTTTGTTACTACTGATAATTTTGAAGGCGCATACAAGTTAACAAATCATTTGATCTCAAAAGGACATAAGAAGATTGCATTTGTGTATAGCAATATTTTTAGCACGGAACGACTACGATTTGATGGGTATAAAAAGGCATTGGAAGAGAATGGAATACAATATGACCAGAATATAGTTATAAGCCATTCCGGACCATTTAACGAAGAACAGTTCTCAAAGTATGCCTCTTCAATTTTAAAACAGAGAAAAAAGATCACTGCAATATTTGCAGGACACGATCGGATTGCACTTACATTTTACTTGGTTGCAAGGGATATGGGACTTTCTTTCCCGGAAGATCTTTCAATTGTTGGTTACGATGATTTGAACTTAGAGATGATTTCCTTAACGACGATGCATCAGCCAATATATGAAATGGGTGTTGAAAGCATGAAACTCATTAACGCAAGGATTGGCGGTAAATCGGAGAATCAAAAATCTGTTATCCTTAATTCATTTTTAGTGGAACGTGAATCAGTTCTGCTGAACAAATTATGA
- the iolN gene encoding 3-dehydro-scyllo-inosose hydrolase, with protein MPKWIKADRGDILFEDTSVGRLKKKIWDASDAEIDKILAEYEIPSPSELAKPGTYIQTTIRKNVIENRKKNDILFIPIGCTELHGLHTVTGLDTFMVTQILEGVRRYTAKKGAPVNISWTPLNFGGHPHHHIGMPGTIHLEDEVLKRMLIDVMVGFWNDGFRKIVLINNHGHSWLLEAAIQELQKTWNLPGMFRTIDWHRSVREFFRTKDRGGDWDDDFVHADEAETSVLLLLAKQFVEMNYAEETKVVPYLPDGHFDKAVDPFGRPCRWSEGQGHFPTEMGSIPEGVVGRPTIGTAQKAKRTIAAVLSYLTLVHDEIFEAYPSGKVPPIEKTTMRTTKEMEPFMKEPFTEGWRPIYAINKMGL; from the coding sequence ATGCCTAAATGGATTAAAGCAGACCGTGGAGATATTCTTTTTGAAGACACCAGCGTTGGCAGATTGAAAAAGAAAATCTGGGATGCAAGCGATGCAGAGATTGATAAAATATTAGCTGAATACGAAATCCCATCTCCATCAGAGTTAGCAAAACCTGGCACGTATATTCAAACTACAATTCGTAAAAATGTTATTGAAAATAGAAAAAAGAACGATATTCTGTTCATACCGATCGGATGCACAGAATTACATGGTCTGCATACTGTAACTGGACTTGATACTTTCATGGTTACTCAAATTCTTGAAGGTGTGAGACGTTATACAGCAAAGAAAGGTGCACCTGTAAATATTTCTTGGACCCCTCTGAATTTTGGCGGACATCCGCATCATCATATTGGAATGCCTGGAACAATTCACCTAGAAGATGAAGTTCTAAAAAGAATGCTGATTGATGTAATGGTTGGATTTTGGAATGACGGATTTAGAAAAATCGTTTTGATTAATAACCACGGTCATTCATGGCTGCTTGAAGCCGCAATTCAAGAATTGCAAAAGACTTGGAATCTTCCCGGTATGTTCAGAACAATTGATTGGCACAGATCTGTTCGTGAGTTTTTCAGAACGAAAGATCGCGGTGGAGATTGGGATGATGATTTTGTTCACGCTGACGAAGCAGAGACTTCAGTTCTTCTATTATTAGCAAAACAATTTGTAGAAATGAATTATGCGGAAGAAACAAAGGTAGTACCATATTTACCAGATGGTCATTTTGATAAGGCTGTTGATCCATTTGGACGACCGTGCCGCTGGTCTGAAGGACAAGGACATTTTCCAACAGAGATGGGTTCAATTCCAGAAGGTGTTGTCGGAAGACCGACGATTGGAACAGCACAAAAAGCAAAAAGAACAATTGCGGCGGTGCTTTCTTATTTAACACTTGTTCATGATGAAATTTTTGAAGCATATCCATCAGGCAAAGTTCCTCCAATTGAAAAAACAACAATGCGTACCACAAAAGAGATGGAGCCGTTCATGAAAGAACCTTTTACTGAAGGATGGCGGCCAATTTATGCAATCAACAAAATGGGATTATAA
- a CDS encoding CsbD family protein, with protein MDKLEIQENWDELKGKLKHTYADLTDDDLLLIEGKEEELLGKLQQKLGKTKGEVRSVIEKFANTVHLKKHNNHL; from the coding sequence ATGGATAAACTGGAAATTCAAGAAAATTGGGATGAACTTAAGGGGAAACTTAAACATACATATGCGGATCTAACGGATGATGATTTACTCCTTATAGAAGGTAAAGAAGAAGAATTGTTAGGAAAACTTCAACAAAAGCTCGGGAAAACTAAAGGAGAAGTGCGTTCTGTGATTGAAAAATTTGCGAATACAGTTCATCTAAAAAAACATAACAACCATTTGTGA